The nucleotide sequence AATTGAAGGCATTAATAGATAATCGTAAAGTAAGTCAATGGTAGAAGGGAGAAATAATTTTGCTTTTTAGCAGTGAACAGATTAGCAGAGGCAAGAAAATTGTAAATACTGGTATAATTATTTTAATTCTCCTTTTGCTCGGAGATTTTACTGTTAATTTAGTATCTAATGGTACTAAAGGATTAACAGAAAAAATCATCATTAATGGACTGGTTTTATTTAATATATTCTTGTATTATAAAGGGAATAGAATAGCGTTTAAAGTAACTATGTTTCTGCTATCAATAGTTTATATTTTTATCTTTGGTTTACTGCCCGTTTATTTGGTTTTAGGAGTACTACACATGTTAAATGTTTTAGATGTTTTTGGTGGTGCTTTATACATAATTATCCCAGTTTTAATTATAATAGTAATAAATATTTTAATATTTAAAACAGAATTTTATGATGATGTTTTGGCCTTTAAAAACTACTATCAGGTAAAAATAAAAAATAAATAAAGCTTATTTGAACCCATAAAATTTGAATTAAGAGATAGTGAGAAAATAAAAACAATATTTAGAAATAGAGAGAAAATGCCATAAAATTTAATAAATTTAAGGAAAATTAAATTTTGAAAACGTTTCTTAAGGAGATTAGAATTATCTTGATGTAATAATAATATAATAAAAATGAGTTGAAAGGGGGAGAATTTTATGAAGGCAAAGAAATTAGTTGGTGTAGTATTGGCGGTTTTTATGATCTTGTCAGTGTTGGTTACAGGATGCAGAAGTAAAAGCACGAGTAATTCATCGTCTGGAGGTAAAACCACAGTAAAAGAAGCTGTCTTTCCGAGGGTAGGGGGTTGGCCTAAACCACCTCTATTTCAAGGTAATGTATTTTCGTCAGCGGGTATTGGTACAGCATATGCGTTTATGGCCGAAGGTTTGTATCAATACGTTAGGTCAACTGATAAGATATATCCGAGATTGGCTGAAGGTATGCCGGAAAACAAAGGAAATGAAACCATTGTGCATATAAGAAAGGATGCCAAGTGGAATGATGGTCAACCTTTTACCAGCAAGGACGTATGGGCTTTTTATACATTAAATAACGGAGCGTTTATAACCAAGTATTTAACAAGTATAGAAACGCCTGACGATTATACAGTGGTGTTTAAGTGGGCAGATCCCCAGCTGAATGAAACCATAAAGACGTTATTAGTCGGACAGGATTTACAAGCTACGATACCATATCATATTTACAAACAGTTTGTGGATAAGGCAGACGAAATCCTTAAAAGTCTTCCAACAACTGATGATTTAACAAAAAGAGGACCTTTTACAAAACTTATTGACGATAAAACAAATGCAGAATTAAACAAAAACTGGCAAAATTTCATAACATATAAAATAGATAAGCCTATACTTACAGGCCCTTATATAGTAGATAAAGTAACTGCTTCTGATATGATTCTAAAGAAGAATCCTTACTATTACAACAAATATAAAATCCATTATGATATAGTGCATTTATATCAGACCGATAGTACTGGAGCTCTAGCTATGTTGCAAAATGGAAGAGTAGCGCAAAGTGAGGACAATTTCACAAGGGATGAAATAGAGAGCATGTTATCAAAAAACAAAGATTTAGTATTTTATCCCATGAAGGATCCAGCTGCATTTGGATTTGCTTTTAATCTTCAGAAAACGCCGTTTAACGACGTCAATGTAAGAAGGGCTATAGTTTATGCGTTAGATAGAAAAAAGATTCGAGATGTTGTAAACTGGACCGGTATATTGACCGATTATTCAGCATTAGGCATGCCTCAAAATATGGATAATTGGATTAATCCCGATATAAAAGATAAATTAACAAAATACAACTTTGATCCTGAAAAAGCTGCACAGCTTTTGGAAAAATCAGGATGGAAGAAAGGTAGTGATGGCATATGGAGAGATAAAAACGGCAAACAATATGAGTTTACTATAGCAGCACCATCAGGATGGTCTCAGCTTATTCTAGCAGATCAAATAGCGTCAGATCAGCTGAAGAAATTTGGATTACCGACAAAATTACTGACAATAGATGGTACTATATATTGGCAGAACGCTGGATGGCCTAAGTGCATGTACGACATGTCTTCAGATTGGATGGATGTAACATGGGGATTTATGATACCTTATTGGGCATTTCACAATTTCTACGAAGGGGGGCCATCATCATTTGGCAATTTCCCTAGAATCACAAATCAACAAAGTAAAGATTATGGAAAGATTAATATGATACTGCCAGGACCTGATGGCCAACTTATAGATATACGTAAGACAATAGATTCGATGTTGTATATGAACGAGGAACAGATGAAAGATACGGCCAGCAAGCTGGCATGGATAACCAATGAGAATGCGTTTGCGGTAGACTACTTTTTAAACACAGCATTCACCACTGTAAATATGAAGTATATAGACAAGAATACATTACCAATGGCAGACAGAATAGATAAGTATAATAGGAATATGCCAGTCCCAACTGATCCTAAGGATGCAGAGGCTGTTGCAAATATCAACTTTGGTTTTGATAGTGGTATATATGATATAGCAACAGGCAATTGGAGGCCACCGGTTGGTAAGTAAAGGAATGTATAGTAATCTGTAATTATACCAACATGCTGGTAACGACTGTTACCAGCATAACTATTAAATTATCAAGGGAGTGAATGCTTTTATGAATAAGACAAAAATAGTGTTTATAGGTGCTGGAAGTATGTCGTTTGGATTAAGTATGTTTAAAGATATATTTACATCTTACGAATTGGCTGAAAGTACGTTGAGCTTGGTAGATATAGACGAAGAAAATCTGGAAAGAATGTATAAATTAGCTTTAAAGATGAACGAGGAATCGGGGTTGGGAATGAAAATAGAAGCTACAACGGAAAGAAAAGAAGTATTACCAGGTGCTCAGTTTGTGGTTAACTCACTAGCCATTGAAAGATGTGCTTTATGGAAGCAGGATTTTGAGATACCTAAAAAATATGGTATTCGCCATACATTAGGGGAAAACGGCGGGCCAGGGGGATTATTCTTTACGATGCGAACTATTCCTGTAATAATGGATATTTTGAGGGATATGGAAAAATTGTGCCCAGATGCCTACTTCTTAAATTTTTCAAATCCTGAGAGCCGCATAATTTTAGCATTGGGACGCTATACCAAAATAAGGGGCGTAGGATTGTGCCACGGCGTATTCATGGGACGCAATGATGTAGCTCGGATTATGGGTTTGAATCCTGACGATATTGATGTATTTGCAGCAGGATTAAATCACTTTCAGTGGCTTCTTGAAATCAGGGATAAAAAAACTGGTGAGGATTTATACCCTCTCTTAAGAGAAAAAGAAAAAACTTATGATCCTTCGTTTATGCCTCTATCCAGAAAATTATTCAGAGTTTTTGGAAAATATCCATCCTGTAGTGACGATCACATAGGCGAATATCTTCCATATGGGTGGGAAGCGGGCGAAGAAGGATATCCTTTCGATGAGGACGAAAAAAATAGAATACTTATGAAAAAGGAAATAGAAGAAAGGATAAATGGCACAAAACCACTACGCGATTGGTTTGTACCTTCGGGAGAAAGAGCTGTCCATGTAATAACCGGTATCCTTAACAACAAAAAACAGCTTATAGAATCAGGAATTGTATATAATAATGGAGTTATAACCAATCTTCCTGCAGATGCGGCTATAGAAGTACCTATAATGGTAGATAAATTTGGGATACATCCTATAGCAGTAGGAGATTTACCACCAGGTATTGCTAAGCTACTAACAACCCAGGTATGTGTACAACAATTAGCTGTAGATGCCGCGATAAATGGATCAAAGGAATTAGCTATGCAGGCTTTACTTATTGATCCTGTCATAAACAGCACTCAAGCAGCTGAAAAGATACTGGAGGAGCTATGGGAGATCAATAAACCTTATATAAGGAAATGCGTTTAGTAAGACTTTGAAAATTTTCTGCAGGAATATGCTTATTTAATCTTTCATGAAAGATGAAGCAAAAAAAGGGGGTCACCCCCTTTATATTTTTGCCCATAATTCAGCTATCTTTATGATAGTCTCTACTGCTTTTTTCATCTCGTATACGGTGACATACTCATACTTTCCGTGACTATTATGACCTCCTGTAAATATATTGGGTGTAGGCAACCCCATATAAGAAAGTCTGGCTCCATCTGTACCACCCCTTATTGGAGTTATCTTAGGCGTTAGTCC is from Caldanaerobius fijiensis DSM 17918 and encodes:
- a CDS encoding ABC transporter substrate-binding protein, with the protein product MKAKKLVGVVLAVFMILSVLVTGCRSKSTSNSSSGGKTTVKEAVFPRVGGWPKPPLFQGNVFSSAGIGTAYAFMAEGLYQYVRSTDKIYPRLAEGMPENKGNETIVHIRKDAKWNDGQPFTSKDVWAFYTLNNGAFITKYLTSIETPDDYTVVFKWADPQLNETIKTLLVGQDLQATIPYHIYKQFVDKADEILKSLPTTDDLTKRGPFTKLIDDKTNAELNKNWQNFITYKIDKPILTGPYIVDKVTASDMILKKNPYYYNKYKIHYDIVHLYQTDSTGALAMLQNGRVAQSEDNFTRDEIESMLSKNKDLVFYPMKDPAAFGFAFNLQKTPFNDVNVRRAIVYALDRKKIRDVVNWTGILTDYSALGMPQNMDNWINPDIKDKLTKYNFDPEKAAQLLEKSGWKKGSDGIWRDKNGKQYEFTIAAPSGWSQLILADQIASDQLKKFGLPTKLLTIDGTIYWQNAGWPKCMYDMSSDWMDVTWGFMIPYWAFHNFYEGGPSSFGNFPRITNQQSKDYGKINMILPGPDGQLIDIRKTIDSMLYMNEEQMKDTASKLAWITNENAFAVDYFLNTAFTTVNMKYIDKNTLPMADRIDKYNRNMPVPTDPKDAEAVANINFGFDSGIYDIATGNWRPPVGK
- a CDS encoding alpha-glucosidase/alpha-galactosidase — protein: MNKTKIVFIGAGSMSFGLSMFKDIFTSYELAESTLSLVDIDEENLERMYKLALKMNEESGLGMKIEATTERKEVLPGAQFVVNSLAIERCALWKQDFEIPKKYGIRHTLGENGGPGGLFFTMRTIPVIMDILRDMEKLCPDAYFLNFSNPESRIILALGRYTKIRGVGLCHGVFMGRNDVARIMGLNPDDIDVFAAGLNHFQWLLEIRDKKTGEDLYPLLREKEKTYDPSFMPLSRKLFRVFGKYPSCSDDHIGEYLPYGWEAGEEGYPFDEDEKNRILMKKEIEERINGTKPLRDWFVPSGERAVHVITGILNNKKQLIESGIVYNNGVITNLPADAAIEVPIMVDKFGIHPIAVGDLPPGIAKLLTTQVCVQQLAVDAAINGSKELAMQALLIDPVINSTQAAEKILEELWEINKPYIRKCV